DNA sequence from the Brachybacterium sp. P6-10-X1 genome:
CGCGGCCGACGGGCCGTGACCCGGGACCACGGAGATTCTTTCACGGAGTGCAGGTTTCTGCGCTGTGAGGAGTGCCGCATTCGGGTGCCTCTGCACCGCGGGCGGGGCCCTACGCTCCCCGCCCCGGGACGACCAGACCCGACTCGTAGGCGATGACCACCAGGCGGGAGCGGTCGCGGGCTGCCAGCTTGGCCAGCAGTCGGCTCACGTAGGTGCGGGCGGTGGCGGGGGAGAGGAACAGCTCCGCACCGATCTCGTCGTTGGTGAATCCGCGGCCCACCAGCGCCAGCACCTCCCGCTCGCGGGCCGTGACGCCCTCCAGCAGCTCGGGCCGCACGGAGGTGCCCAGGCGGTCCCCGAGCTGGCCGAGCACGGTGGTCGTCACCGACGGGGAGAGCAGCGAGTCACCGCGCGCGACGGTACGGATCGCGCTGCGCAGCTCGTCCGGGCCGACGTCCTTGAGGAGGTACCCGGCGGCCCCGGCGCGGATCGCAGCGAGGATGTCCTCGTCCTCGTCGAAGGTGGTCAGCACCACCACGCGCACGTCGGCCAGTTCCGGATCGGCGATGATCCGGGCGGTGGCGGCGATGCCGTCCAGCTTCGGCATGCGGATGTCCATGAGCACGACGTCCGGGCGCAGCTCCCGCACCCGGCGCACCCCGGCGGCGCCGTCGGGGGCTTCGCCGACCACCTCGATGTCGCCGTCGCGCTGCGCGAGAGTGCTCAGCCCGGTGCGGACCAGCTCCTGGTCATCCACCAGCACGATGCGGATCATGTCGTCGGCCCCTCCCTCGTCTCCGGCTCGTCCATCGTCGTCGGCCCCTCGGTCGCCACCGGGCGTCCTGCCGTGGTCGCTGCCGCCGCCGCACCGAGCCGTACCGGCAGGCTCGCCCGGACGGTGAAGCCTTCCCCGGGGGCGGTCCGGGCCGAGAACGTACCGCCGAGAAGATGCACACGCTCGCGCATGCCGAGCAGTCCCACCCCGCCGGCGGAGGACGTGCCGACCTCGTCCGTCCCGTCGGCCCCGCGCCCGTCGTCGGCGACGGTGATCCGCAGCTGCCGGTCCTCGACCCGCACGTCGACGCACAGCGTGGACGCCGCCGCGTGACGCAGCGCGTTGGTCACGGCTTCCTGGATCACGCGGTACCCCGCGGAGTCCACCGCCCCGGAGAGCGACCCGCTCGGCACCTCCACCCGGTCCCGCACCGTGAGCCCGGCGCGGCGGGCCGGCGCCAGGAGGGAGGGCACGTCGGCCAGGGATCGCACGGCGCGGGGGGAACCGTCCGAGGTGGACGACGCCGTCGCATCATCCGCCTCCTCGGCACTCACGTCCCCGCCCGCTTCGTCGGCTCCGTCGGCCCTGTCGGCCCCGTCGGCTCCGTCGGCTCTGTCGGCTCTGTCGGCCCCGTCGGCCGAGCGTTCGCCGTCGGCCCGCCCCTCGCGCAGCAGGCGCACCATCGACCTCAGCTCCTGCAGCGACTCGGTGGTCTGCCCGCGCACGTGGTCCAGGGCTCGGGCCGCGGAGTCGTCGTCGGTGCCGACAGCATCCCGCGCGACCCCGGTGTGCAGGGAGATCACCGACAGCGCATGGCCGACGGTGTCGTGCAGGTCCCGAGAGATCCGCTCCCGCTCGCGCCGGATCCGCAGCTGCGCCTCCCGGCGGGCCCGCTCCTCGCGCAGCTGAGAGATCAGCTCTCGCTGGGTGATCTGCCGACGGTGCGAGCGCACCGCGCTGCCGAGCGCGAGGGCCGCCGCGATCAGCGCGAGATTGGTGACCGCATCGGTGCCCAGCAGGGATCCCAGGGGCTGCGGGTCGTCGCGGAGCCGGAACAGCAGCGAGACCGTGAACACGACGGTGCCCGCGCCGATCGCCCACCGCAGCAGCCCCCGCTCCGCGGTCGAGTACAGCGCGGCGACCACCGGCAGGGCGACCCCGATCGTGGGCAGCTGGAGCGTGTAATAGGCGAAAGTGGCCAGCACGCTGAGCACGAGCATCGCCACCGGCACGCTGCGGCGCAGCAGCTGCAGGGCCCCGAAGCCGGCCGCGAACAGGTAGGCCAGCGGACTGGGTGGGGCGCCCGAGGCCGCCTGCTGGATCGTGATGACGCCCGCCAGCGCGAGGGCGACCCCGAGCGCGAGCACCACGTCCGCCGCGCGCGGAGCGGCCCGCTCGGGAGAGGCAGAGGCCGGGGCAGTCACAGGTTCAGCGTAGGAGCTGCTGATCGCGCGCGCCCGCCCCCTGGGGCGGGCACTGATGTCGCCTCCGGACGTACCCAGCAGCCGACGGGACGCGATCACCGTCGAGCCAGCGGGTGGATGCCCAGGTCAGCGACGCAGCTCTAGCGTCGAGGGCATGAATGCTCCCCCGGTCCACCGTCCCCACGACCCCACCGCGCTGAACGCTCCGCAGGACCTGCGATGGCCGCTCATCATCGGCCTCGGTCTCGCCGGACTGGTCCGCCCCGTGACCACCATCGTCCTCGACCTGGCCGGCCTCGACCTCGGCGCCGCCGTCCCGCTGGGATGGACCCTGATCATCTCCCTGCTCTGGATCGGCGCTGTGGGCCTGACCCGCACGCCCCGACCGATCCTCACCCTCACCCTGGCCGGCGTCGTCTACGCGGTGGGCGCGATCCTCCTCAGCGGGATCCTCTCCCCGCTCCTGCTGGGGCACCTCGCCGGACCGCTCGCGAACCCCCTGGCCATCGTGCCGATGCTGGTCACGAACGTGGCGTGGGGCGCGCTCGCCGGAGCGCTCGCCCTCCTGCTGCAGCGGGTGCGCCCGGTGGGCAGGGAACGGCACCCGTGAGGCATCTGGGCATGGCTCTGCTCGGGCTGCTGGGCGGACTGCTGGCCGGCGTCGTGCTGCAGGACGTGCTCGCGCCGGTGCTGGTGCGCGGGGGAGAGGTCACCGCGGCCGGCCTGGTGGTCCTGCCGCTGCTGCTCCCTGTCAGCGCGCTGGTCGGAGCGGTCATCGCGCTGGTGCTCAGCCTGGTCCGTTCCTCGTGAGGCGGGGGATCGCACGATCGAGGCGGATCCGGCACGTGGGACCGGCAGGGCGCGGCGCGCCGGCCTCGCTCACCCGCGGTGCTGCTGCCACCACAGGGCGGCCTGCACGCGGGAGCCCAGCTGCAGCTTCGCCAACGCATGGGAGAGATGGGACTTGACCGTGGTGATCTCGACGTACAGCTGCGAGGCGATCTGCTGGTTCGAGTGGCCCTGTGCGACCAGCTCGAGCACGTCCTCCTCCCGGCGCGTGAGGGCCGGGACGGGACCGGCCGACCCCGCCGGGGACGACGTGGAGCCCGCGGTCGAGGGAGCGGACGGCCCCTTCGCGTCCTGCGCCCCCGCCGTTGCTGATGCGTGCTGCACCCCCGCCCCCGACCCAGCGCTCGAGGGCGCCGCCCGCCCGCGCAGCGCTCCGACCACGGCGCGGGTCGCCGCGGCAGACAGCACGGCGTCCCCGCGGTGCACGTCCCGCACCGCCGCGAGGATCCGCGCCGGGTCCTCGGACTTCACCAGGTACCCGTCGGCCCCGGCGGCCAGCGCGCCCAGCACGTAGTCATCGAGGTCGAAACCGGAGATCACCAGCACGTGCGCGCCGGTCGCGCGCAGCTGCGGGGTGATCTCGATGCCGGTCGCGCCCGGCATGCGCACATCCGTGAGGACCACCTCGGGGCGGTGCTGCCGGGCGGCGTCGATCGCGCCGGCCCCGTCGGCGGCCTCGGCGACCACGGTGATGTCCTCGGCGGAGTCCAGCAGGGCCACCAAGCCGGAGCGGACGGCGGAGTGATCGTCGGCGACGAGCACACGGATCGGGTCGTGCGCGGGGGCATCGGTCACGGGCGGGCCTCCTGGGCGGTGGTCTCGGGGGTGCTGTCGGCGTCGTGGGCGGAACCGTCGGGGTCCGAATCGGACGGATCCGAATCGGGGCAGGGCTCGACGCTGCGGGCCCGTGCGGGCAGGTGGGCGAGCACCCGCCAGGTCCCGGCCTCGGGGGAGTCCCGGGGGGCAGGTCCGGAGGTCGCGCTGCCGCCGACGGCTGTCGCCCGGTGGGCGATCGCCCCGCGGCCGACGCCCGAGCCCGGCAGCGCCGTGCCCGTGCGGCGGTTGCGCAGATCCAGGGACACGACGTCGTTCGCCACCTGCACCGTCAGCGAGATCGGCGCCTGCCCGTGGCGGACGGCGTTGGTGGAGGCCTCGGCGGCGATGCGCAGCAGCGCGGCCTGCACCGACGGCTCCACCCGCGCGGGATCGGTGGCCGCGGGGTCGATCCGGATCCGGGCCCCCTCATCGCGCCCCCGCAGCCGCGCCGACAGCGAGGGCCAGTCCAGGGTGACCGCGGGCAGCGTGCCGGACTCCTCCGTGGACAGCACGCCGATCATCGAGCGCAGGTCCCGCAGGGCCGCGTGCGCCGACTCCCGGGCCGTGGTCAGGGAACGGTCGCGAGCCGCCTGGTCCTCGAGGGAGGACGCGAGATTGGTGTGCAGCGAGACCGCGCTGAGGTGCCCGGCGATCACGTCGTGCAGGTCGTGGGCGATGGTGCGGCGCTCCGTCTCCACCGCATGGGCGGCGCGGGTGGCGGCGAGTTCGTGCTCGACGTCAGCGAGGGACTCGGCGGCCAGGCGGGCGCCGCGGTGATGGCGCACCTCCCAGCCCCACAGCAGCGGCGTCGAGACCACCAGCGTCGCGACCAGCAGCACCACCAGCAGGATCGGCCCGTCCGCCCCCAGCGCGACCGCGACGACGAAGGCGAGGACCGCCACCCCGATGGCGACACCGGTGGTGACGCGGGCCAGGCGCCGGCTGCCGTGCATGATCGGCGTGAACAGCGCCTCGAACAGCAGGAAATAGGCGGAGATCTGTCCGCCGACGACGATCTCCGCGGCGGACAGCGTCCCGGCCACCACCAGCGCCAGCACCGGCACGCGACGACGCCACAGCAAGCTCACGCAGGCCACCAGCAGCAGCGTCACCGACACGGCGGCGGGCCAGCGGAGAGCCTCGCCGAGGAAGCCGGAGTTCGTGGCCCCGGAGACCGCCAGCAGCACGACCACGGTCGCGTAACCGGCCGCCGCCATCGCATCGCGACGGTCGATCGCGAGGCGCCGGCGGTGGTCGACCGGGTCGGAGGGCATGGTTCGAGGCTACGCGGCCGTGGCGCACGCCACTGCCCGAGTGGTCGCACTTCGCACCTTGGGAGGAGGACCGCAGGAGGCCTCGGCAACGAGGATGGGGACATGGAATCGCTCCCGGAGTTCGCCGGTCCGCTGGGTCTGCTCGTGCTCGCCCTCATCGACTCCACCTCGATGGGCACCCTGGTCATCCCCGTCATCCTGCTGGTGGTGGGACAGGGTGGGGCGCTGCGCATCGCCGGGCGCACTCTGCTCTACCTCGCCGTGATCGGGGCCTTCTACCTGGTCCTCGGCATCGCGCTGCTGGCCGGTCTGCTGCCGCTGATCGAGTCCTTCGGGCACCTGCTGGCCTCGCCGGTGGTGATGCTGGTGCTCGCCGTGATCGGGGTGGGGTTGGTGCTGTACTCCTTCCGCATCGACCCCAAGGCGGTCGCCAAGCGCGGCGGGGACCCCGAGGCCTCCGCCCGGAGGTGGACCGAGCGCGCCCGCCGTGCCAGCGGGCGACCCGGCGTGCTGGTGGGCCTGGCCCTGCTGGCCGGCGTCATCGAGGCGGCCTCGATGATCCCGTACCTGGCGGCGATGGGGATCATCGCCGACATGGGGATCGGACTGGGCCGGGGCGCGCTCGTGCTCGTCGGCTACTGCGCGGTGATGATCCTGCCCGGCGTGGTCCTGGCCGGGGTGCGCGCCGCGCTCGGCGAGCGGGCCGATGCCTTCCTCGATCGCGCGCACGACTGGGCGGTGAAGAACGCGACCACCGCCTTCTCCTGGGCCGTCGGCATCGTCGGCGCGATCATCGTCCTGAACACGATCGGGCCCGCCCTGGAGCTGCTGACGGGCGGCGGGACCTGACGCCGTGAACGAGCCGGCGCCGCTGCTCGCGCGCCGCACGAACCCGCATCACCCAGCT
Encoded proteins:
- a CDS encoding sensor histidine kinase, whose product is MTAPASASPERAAPRAADVVLALGVALALAGVITIQQAASGAPPSPLAYLFAAGFGALQLLRRSVPVAMLVLSVLATFAYYTLQLPTIGVALPVVAALYSTAERGLLRWAIGAGTVVFTVSLLFRLRDDPQPLGSLLGTDAVTNLALIAAALALGSAVRSHRRQITQRELISQLREERARREAQLRIRRERERISRDLHDTVGHALSVISLHTGVARDAVGTDDDSAARALDHVRGQTTESLQELRSMVRLLREGRADGERSADGADRADRADGADGADRADGADEAGGDVSAEEADDATASSTSDGSPRAVRSLADVPSLLAPARRAGLTVRDRVEVPSGSLSGAVDSAGYRVIQEAVTNALRHAAASTLCVDVRVEDRQLRITVADDGRGADGTDEVGTSSAGGVGLLGMRERVHLLGGTFSARTAPGEGFTVRASLPVRLGAAAAATTAGRPVATEGPTTMDEPETREGPTT
- a CDS encoding response regulator transcription factor, with protein sequence MTDAPAHDPIRVLVADDHSAVRSGLVALLDSAEDITVVAEAADGAGAIDAARQHRPEVVLTDVRMPGATGIEITPQLRATGAHVLVISGFDLDDYVLGALAAGADGYLVKSEDPARILAAVRDVHRGDAVLSAAATRAVVGALRGRAAPSSAGSGAGVQHASATAGAQDAKGPSAPSTAGSTSSPAGSAGPVPALTRREEDVLELVAQGHSNQQIASQLYVEITTVKSHLSHALAKLQLGSRVQAALWWQQHRG
- a CDS encoding GAP family protein → MESLPEFAGPLGLLVLALIDSTSMGTLVIPVILLVVGQGGALRIAGRTLLYLAVIGAFYLVLGIALLAGLLPLIESFGHLLASPVVMLVLAVIGVGLVLYSFRIDPKAVAKRGGDPEASARRWTERARRASGRPGVLVGLALLAGVIEAASMIPYLAAMGIIADMGIGLGRGALVLVGYCAVMILPGVVLAGVRAALGERADAFLDRAHDWAVKNATTAFSWAVGIVGAIIVLNTIGPALELLTGGGT
- a CDS encoding sensor histidine kinase, whose protein sequence is MPSDPVDHRRRLAIDRRDAMAAAGYATVVVLLAVSGATNSGFLGEALRWPAAVSVTLLLVACVSLLWRRRVPVLALVVAGTLSAAEIVVGGQISAYFLLFEALFTPIMHGSRRLARVTTGVAIGVAVLAFVVAVALGADGPILLVVLLVATLVVSTPLLWGWEVRHHRGARLAAESLADVEHELAATRAAHAVETERRTIAHDLHDVIAGHLSAVSLHTNLASSLEDQAARDRSLTTARESAHAALRDLRSMIGVLSTEESGTLPAVTLDWPSLSARLRGRDEGARIRIDPAATDPARVEPSVQAALLRIAAEASTNAVRHGQAPISLTVQVANDVVSLDLRNRRTGTALPGSGVGRGAIAHRATAVGGSATSGPAPRDSPEAGTWRVLAHLPARARSVEPCPDSDPSDSDPDGSAHDADSTPETTAQEARP
- a CDS encoding response regulator transcription factor translates to MIRIVLVDDQELVRTGLSTLAQRDGDIEVVGEAPDGAAGVRRVRELRPDVVLMDIRMPKLDGIAATARIIADPELADVRVVVLTTFDEDEDILAAIRAGAAGYLLKDVGPDELRSAIRTVARGDSLLSPSVTTTVLGQLGDRLGTSVRPELLEGVTAREREVLALVGRGFTNDEIGAELFLSPATARTYVSRLLAKLAARDRSRLVVIAYESGLVVPGRGA